GCGTGACAGTGCTCGAGCTGCGCAACCAGGACGTGCCGGTGTACGTCGACCTCGGCGTGGCCGACGCGGGCATCGTCGGCAAGGACGTGCTGATCGAGTCGGGCCGCGCGGTGTACGAGCCGGTCGACCTCGGTTTTGCGCGCTGCCGCCTCTCCCTGATCCGTGAGGTGGGCGCGCGGGGGCCGGTGACGCGGGTGGGCACCAAGTATCCGCACGCGGCGCGCGAGTACCTCCTCGCTCGCGGCCTCCCCGCCGAGGTCGTCAAGCTCAGCGGCAACATCGAACTCGCGGCCCTCACCGGCCTCGCCGACGCGGTGATCGACCTCGTGCAGACGGGAGGCACGCTGCGCGCCAACCACCTCGAGGAGCTCGACGTGCTGTTCGAGTCCTCGGCCCGATTGATCGTCAACCGCGCGGCCCTCAAGCTGCGCCGGGAGCGGCTGCGGCCCCTGATCGCCGCGCTGCGCGAGCTGACGAGCCAAGTGGCGGAGGAGCGCGCGTGAGCCCGGACCTGACCCTGAGAACCGAGGGGCTCGCGCGCACCTACCCCAGCGGCGAGGGCGAGGTCGTGGCGCTTTCTCCC
The DNA window shown above is from Deinococcus reticulitermitis and carries:
- the hisG gene encoding ATP phosphoribosyltransferase, with amino-acid sequence MTPLAQRQPGHLTLALPKGRIMEEGAALLSAAGLPLTLPRGSRALRHEFPGVTVLELRNQDVPVYVDLGVADAGIVGKDVLIESGRAVYEPVDLGFARCRLSLIREVGARGPVTRVGTKYPHAAREYLLARGLPAEVVKLSGNIELAALTGLADAVIDLVQTGGTLRANHLEELDVLFESSARLIVNRAALKLRRERLRPLIAALRELTSQVAEERA